The genomic interval GAAGATCATTTCTATTTCTCAAAAGGCGACAGATAGCCGCGTTCGCTTTTCACAATTGGAACTCCGGAGCCATATATCGTCAGTTCGGCTTCGAAACTGCCGCTATTTATCCATACGACGAATCGTCCTCCGGCAAACACATCAAGATTGTAATTTATTGATTCGGAACCATCATCTGTCTCTTGACCATTGATAGATCCTGGTTCAATTGTCACCGTTTGCCCATCTTCGGAAAAGACTATATCATATTGAATATCTTCATTTGTCTTTATGTAATCATTTTCCTGAAGACCATCCATTGGAAGTTGCTCGTTTGGTATTCCAAGAACTCTATCAACCTCCATCACGAAACAGTTTCCATCAAGCAAAGAAAAATCATCAACGTATTCATCGTCCGAGACGGCAGCGTCGCAACCTGCCAGAAGTATTGAAAAGCCCGAGAATACTACTATGCACCTGACCAGCTTCATTGTTATACCCTTACTTCCCTTTCAATCACGAATCAATCGACTCGATGACGCTTTTCTTGATTATCTTTTATTGAAGTTAGCAGTATTACCGCAAAAGGGCAACCTGTATATCAAATCGAACCTTTGAAGCATTCGTGGGTTAATAGAGTGTAATGCGGAGGAAATATATGGAGACAAGATCGGACGAAGAACTGGTAAGAGCCGCTCAAGCTGGTGACATTTCCGCTTTCAACGATCTGGTAAGGCGCTGCCGGACGGGGATAGTAACGGAATTGACCGGCCTGACGGGCAATATCCATGACGCGGAAGATGTCGCTCAGGAAGCCTTTCTAAGAGGTTATCTTAAGCTATCAACCCTGAGGGCACCGTACAATTTTGGGGGTTGGGCACGACAGATCGCCAGGAACATAGCCCGTAACCGGCTAAGCAGAAATCCAAGGTTTGTTGTTCTGGATGAGCAGCGTTTCATTGATGAATACAGTGATGCTGTGGATTCTGGCGGCGATGATACCGATTCTCAAGCGGAACTGGCTCTGCTTGCCCTGTCCAGGCTGTCCTCGAAGTTACGGGAAACCTCACGGCTGACCTACCTCTCCAGTTACTCTCAAAAACAGGTTGCCCGGCGACTCCGCATTCCCCTGGGCACGGTAAAACGCCGCCTCTGGGAAAGCCGGGCGAAAATGAAGAAAGAGGTGCTGAATATGTCGAGAATAGGAAGAAATGCGGAAAAGGTTAAATTAGTACCGGACATCAAAATAGAGGAGCTACCTGATGAAGTCATGGAAATTGTCAGTACAGGGCCGGGGTTATATTTCGGAACGGTT from Candidatus Aegiribacteria sp. carries:
- a CDS encoding RNA polymerase sigma factor, whose product is METRSDEELVRAAQAGDISAFNDLVRRCRTGIVTELTGLTGNIHDAEDVAQEAFLRGYLKLSTLRAPYNFGGWARQIARNIARNRLSRNPRFVVLDEQRFIDEYSDAVDSGGDDTDSQAELALLALSRLSSKLRETSRLTYLSSYSQKQVARRLRIPLGTVKRRLWESRAKMKKEVLNMSRIGRNAEKVKLVPDIKIEELPDEVMEIVSTGPGLYFGTVLKEGHLEVCRFFDYPGGVLTQTVQTQVVRKVNVHGRECYEVLIEHSDCEPPEPNILDYFNVTDQGFDWVMRVTADDTYPLTKFMKEGEELFPLSYSCGENKDYIARVVDLTIGDKLYGHCLAVFWAWQDGTPAESFYSSDGRQVLHRRYVGPEASESHNYRYANLKDEERKTFGGKEYRLWYDTVLVE